In the Cyanobacteriota bacterium genome, CGGGCAGGAAGTTGATGTTTGGGTTTAAGTAATCTGCTTGCATAACAACTTACTTCGTAAGTATTTTATTTCTTTTATGCTCTTGTTTCGGTCTTGCAATTGCAAGCGTGTCTTCAGGCACATCTTTAGTTACAACTGAACCAGCTGCAATTAAACTTCTTTCGCCAATTTTGATCGGTGCAATTAATACTGAGTTGGCACCTGTCGACACACCAGCGTTGATAACGGTTTCGTATTTTTCACCAGTACGGTGGTCGTAGTTTGCAATGATAGTCCCTGCGCCTACGTTGACGTCGTTTTTGAGTTTGGCGTCACCGACATAGCTTAAGTGAGCAGCTGCGCAGTTGTCGCCGATTGCTGAATTTTTGATTTCAACGAAGTTGCCCACTCTTACATTGTCACAGATATCAGAGCCGTCACGTATATGTGCAAATGGTCCTACCATTGCGTTTGCACCAATTGTACTTCTTGAAATGTGCGATTGCATTACTTGTGAGTTGTCACCAATTTCTGCTGGTCCATAAATACTTGTGTTGGGACCTATTGTGCAGCCTTTGCCGATTACTACTCGTCTTTGTATAAAAGTGTTGGGAAGTATTACCGTATCTTCACCGATATCAGCATCGGAACTAATAAAAGTCGAAGCTGGATCAACGATGGTGATGCCGTTTTGCATTAAATCGTGGAGAGTTGCTTCGTTTTTGAGTTTCCAAACAAGCGATAAATCTTCCCTCGTATTTACTCCGAGCACTTCGTATGGATTTTTGAGATTGCATGAGCTAATCTCGTGACCTTGCGAGTCAGCCCAGCTGATGATATCAGTGAGGTAGTATTCTTCTTGAGCATTATCGTTTTTGAGTTTGTTCAAACCTTCTTCAACGGTGCTCCATTCAAAACAGTAAACTCCAGCATTAACTTCTTTGATTTGCCTTTCAGCTTCGCTGCAATCCTTATCTTCTTTGATGGCAAGGATGCGTTTGTCTTTGCGAATGACTCTGCCGTATCCATCTGGGTGGTTTAGGTGGCAGCTCAGAAAACTTATATCAACAATATTGTCTTGGTGAAATTTGATCATGTCATTGAGGGTTTCTGACCTAATGAGCGGCGAGTCGCCATTGATGACCAGTACAGTGCCGTCATAGCCTTGAAGTTGTTCTCTGACACACATTAAGGCGTGTCCGGTACCGAGTTGTTCTTCTTGGATCACGGTTGAGACTGGGTAGGCATGAAGAAAGCTCTTGACTTCTTCTGCTTGGTGCCCGCAAACCACAATTATTTCTTCACTATCTACTTCTGCTAGGCTTTCCAAAACCCAAGAAAGTATAGGTTTATCAAAGATTCGGTGCAATACCTTAACTTTGTCTGATTTGAGACGGGTGCCTGTTCCTGCTGCTAATACAACGGTTTTTACCATCTTGCAATATTAGCACGCCTAGTATCACCCCAAGCACACCCCGGGTATCACAAATTTGTGATACCCGGGGTGTGCTTTTCTTTATAATTTCTTTATCAAGTAAAGACTAGACACTAGGTTTAGACTCTGTTAGTATGGATAGAACCGACATTCAAGTCCGCATCTTTCCAAGTTTCTGTATCAAACTTGGTTTCTGGAAGCAATTACGTTTCCTAGAGTAAAAATTTTATTCGACAATTCAACCCGTTGATACGCTAGCAAGTCTTGCGTCAGATTTATTCTGGCGCAGAGGCTTGATTTCTACGAGATTGAATCATGAATAATCAGTAATAGACCTGTTTCGAAACAAAGTTTCGATGTACAGGTCGATCAAAAAAAGGTAGCAACCGCAAGGAACGTGCGTGTTGCCTTTGGAGATAGTTTAGGCTTCCAAAACAAGTCTAATATTTATCTGAGGGGATAAGGAAGGAAAGAAGAGATATGGGCATGGCAACATTATTATTAACATCAGCAACATTATTAAGTGGTCTTGCGACAGCAGCGCAAATGCCTGGACGTTGTGAAGATACTTCTTCTTCTGTTGTTGGACGTGCTACTAGAGGAAATTTTAGTTCAAGAGATATGGGAGTATCTTTAG is a window encoding:
- the glmU gene encoding bifunctional UDP-N-acetylglucosamine diphosphorylase/glucosamine-1-phosphate N-acetyltransferase GlmU; translated protein: MVKTVVLAAGTGTRLKSDKVKVLHRIFDKPILSWVLESLAEVDSEEIIVVCGHQAEEVKSFLHAYPVSTVIQEEQLGTGHALMCVREQLQGYDGTVLVINGDSPLIRSETLNDMIKFHQDNIVDISFLSCHLNHPDGYGRVIRKDKRILAIKEDKDCSEAERQIKEVNAGVYCFEWSTVEEGLNKLKNDNAQEEYYLTDIISWADSQGHEISSCNLKNPYEVLGVNTREDLSLVWKLKNEATLHDLMQNGITIVDPASTFISSDADIGEDTVILPNTFIQRRVVIGKGCTIGPNTSIYGPAEIGDNSQVMQSHISRSTIGANAMVGPFAHIRDGSDICDNVRVGNFVEIKNSAIGDNCAAAHLSYVGDAKLKNDVNVGAGTIIANYDHRTGEKYETVINAGVSTGANSVLIAPIKIGERSLIAAGSVVTKDVPEDTLAIARPKQEHKRNKILTK